From Achromobacter spanius, a single genomic window includes:
- a CDS encoding SDR family oxidoreductase, which yields MSKVALVTGAASGIGFATGVELLKAGHTVYFTDRNPTDLQRVDAALRERAKAVILDLNSLADMQKATGDILARHGSIDILVNNAGISIRGADGKPQSLLDATEAQFFDIMRVNSLALMQMTQLVLPGMMEKRWGRIVNVASLAGRSKSIVSGPLYMMSKSSVLGLTRATAAEMGPYGVTCNAVAPGRVLSAMTENAAPGVNDGYASQIPVRRIGEPIDIASGIAYLCSEHAGFTNGAVIDINGGFFMS from the coding sequence ATGAGTAAAGTCGCATTGGTCACGGGCGCCGCCAGTGGCATCGGATTCGCCACCGGCGTCGAATTGCTGAAGGCGGGCCACACCGTGTACTTCACGGATCGCAACCCCACGGATCTCCAACGGGTAGACGCAGCGCTCCGGGAGCGGGCCAAGGCCGTGATCCTTGACCTGAACAGTCTGGCGGACATGCAGAAGGCGACCGGAGACATCCTGGCCCGTCACGGCAGCATCGACATCCTGGTCAACAACGCCGGCATCTCCATCAGGGGCGCGGATGGCAAGCCACAAAGCCTGCTGGACGCCACCGAAGCGCAGTTCTTCGACATCATGCGCGTCAACTCCCTGGCGCTGATGCAGATGACGCAACTGGTGCTGCCCGGAATGATGGAGAAGCGGTGGGGCCGCATCGTGAACGTGGCCTCGCTGGCCGGCCGAAGCAAGTCCATCGTTTCGGGCCCGCTGTACATGATGAGCAAATCGTCTGTACTCGGACTCACGCGCGCCACCGCCGCGGAAATGGGTCCGTACGGGGTCACCTGCAATGCCGTGGCGCCGGGCCGGGTGCTATCAGCCATGACCGAGAACGCCGCGCCAGGCGTCAACGACGGCTATGCCTCCCAGATTCCCGTGCGCCGCATCGGCGAGCCCATCGACATTGCCAGCGGCATCGCCTACCTGTGTAGCGAGCACGCCGGATTCACCAATGGTGCGGTCATCGACATCAACGGCGGCTTTTTCATGAGTTGA